Proteins from a genomic interval of Verrucomicrobiales bacterium:
- the tal gene encoding transaldolase, producing the protein MNSATPQSSSLNQLEQLKQMTKVVADTGDFATLKQFAPQDATTNPTLILKAAQMPEYRPLVDKAVQDHKGAGGSTEAKVGQILDSLLVAFGMEILKIVPGRVSTETDAALSFDADGIVAKSRHLIDLYARQGISRERVLIKIASTWEGIRAAEQLQKEGIQCNLTLLFSLPQAIACADAKVRLISPFVGRILDWHKAKTGKDYVGAEDPGVQSVQKIYQYYKKFGHATEVMGASFRNVGEIVELAGCDLLTISPNLLAELQKSAAPLVRKLSPDAAAGSDATKLVLDEKRFRFLFNEDAMATEKTSEGIRSFVADTLKLEKFIAERLASA; encoded by the coding sequence ATGAACTCTGCAACGCCCCAGTCCTCCTCGCTCAACCAGTTGGAGCAGCTTAAACAGATGACCAAGGTGGTGGCTGACACCGGTGACTTCGCCACCTTGAAGCAGTTTGCGCCCCAGGATGCTACGACGAACCCCACCTTGATCCTCAAGGCCGCCCAGATGCCCGAGTATCGTCCCTTGGTGGACAAGGCGGTGCAGGATCACAAAGGCGCGGGGGGCTCCACCGAGGCCAAAGTGGGTCAGATCTTGGATTCTCTCCTGGTTGCTTTTGGGATGGAAATTTTAAAGATCGTCCCGGGCCGTGTCTCCACCGAGACAGACGCTGCCTTGTCCTTTGACGCCGACGGAATCGTAGCGAAATCGCGTCACCTCATCGATCTTTACGCTCGCCAGGGCATTTCGCGCGAGCGAGTGCTCATTAAGATTGCCTCTACCTGGGAAGGAATTCGGGCCGCTGAACAGCTCCAGAAAGAGGGGATTCAATGTAATCTTACCCTGCTGTTTTCGCTTCCGCAGGCAATCGCTTGCGCCGATGCCAAGGTTCGGCTCATCTCACCCTTCGTCGGAAGAATTCTGGATTGGCACAAAGCCAAAACCGGCAAGGACTACGTTGGTGCGGAGGATCCTGGCGTCCAGTCCGTTCAGAAGATCTACCAGTATTACAAGAAATTCGGCCACGCCACTGAGGTGATGGGCGCCAGCTTCCGTAATGTCGGGGAAATCGTTGAGCTCGCCGGATGTGACCTGCTGACCATCAGCCCGAACCTTCTCGCTGAACTGCAGAAGTCCGCGGCCCCGTTGGTTCGTAAGCTTTCTCCTGACGCCGCCGCGGGGAGCGACGCAACCAAACTGGTTTTGGATGAGAAGCGTTTTCGCTTCCTTTTCAATGAGGACGCGATGGCCACCGAGAAGACATCGGAAGGGATCCGGAGCTTTGTGG